The Gadus chalcogrammus isolate NIFS_2021 chromosome 10, NIFS_Gcha_1.0, whole genome shotgun sequence genome contains a region encoding:
- the jakmip1 gene encoding janus kinase and microtubule-interacting protein 1 gives MSSATPPSAPPLKKGRKPERSQNMADETHSANEELKGRLMDAHMELQQERSKVSKLRERVQEQRQARELEQHKHAVALTDLRAKLHEEKLRELLVAREAQGRQHEVELARAIKIRESEAQRLQGLVTVLRDGAPDKLKSALLTEAREEARRGFDLERIKLQQEVQEQKVTRKQAEEALANALQADKAKAADLRTAYQHHQDEVHRIKRDCEKDIRRLMDELKAKDRQVGALERELGAQAGHAQKLQLQKEALDEQLGHVREAERHGNHGSPKREAMPWLGETPDLLYNQDAEERDLRRFQLKIAELHSVIRKLEDRNALLADERNELLKRAREAESQVKPIFEKSKRLSKKNDDMLHTLQRMEEKLKNLSRENAEMKEKAASTASSNSSSRSHSQQPSHHSQLRRPISLTDLSHAHEEQEVEFLKLQISEQRGVIDELTQERERLLINKKNKRKPLKPTKRHVVETYFGFDEESVDSETSSLTSFNTDLTDRTPATPEEDIEEGVSREEAELRFRQLTREYQALQRAYALLQEHSGGSMDAEREARTREQLQAELSGCQAKIADLEKALVERGQDAKWVEQKQYLLRANQDYHEKMCVSQQAEARLQAEVQDARDQNELLEFRVLELEERERRSPALNLHMSSFTENSSSALQTHCHQEGVKDLIIPELMKKLDILGDNGNLRNEEQVTVIQAGTVLSLCEKWLKQIDNTEAALTQKMSDLENDKELFSKQKGFLEEELDYRKQALDQAYMRIEELEATLYSALQQEQPGGRAVAEALSERQREELRLAVDRLRRQILRQSRQYDSQILQERMEMLQQAHQRIRELENRIDGQKTQIKEIEEKFLFLFLFFSLAFILWP, from the exons ATGTCTTCCGCCACCCCTCCCTCAGCCCCGCCCCTTAAGAAGGGAAGGAAGCCGGAGCGGTCCCAGAACATGGCCGACGAGACGCACAGCGCCAATGAGGAGTTGAAGGGACGGCTGATGGACGCACACATGGAGCTGCAGCAGGAGAGGAGCAAG GTGTCCAAGCTGCGGGAGCGCGTGCAGGAGCAGCGGCAGGCGCGGGAGCTGGAGCAGCACAAGCACGCGGTGGCGCTCACGGACCTGCGCGCCAAGCTGCACGAGGAGAAGCTGCGGGAGCTGCTGGTGGCGCGCGAGGCGCAGGGCCGGCAGCACGAGGTGGAGCTGGCGCGCGCCATCAAGATCCGGGAGAGCGAGGCGCAGCGGCTGCAGGGGCTGGTGACGGTGCTGCGGGACGGCGCCCCCGACAAGCTGAAGAGCGCCCTGCTGACGGAGGCCCGGGAGGAGGCGCGGCGCGGCTTCGACCTGGAGCGCATCAAGCTgcagcaggag GTCCAGGAGCAGAAGGTGACCAGGAAGCAGGCCGAGGAGGCCCTGGCCAACGCGCTGCAGGCAGACAAGGCCAAAGCAGCCGATCTCCGCACGGCCTACCAGCACCACCAGGATGAGGTGCATCGCATCAAGAGGGACTGCGAGAAGGACATCCGGCGGCTG ATGGACGAGCTGAAGGCCAAGGACCGGCAGGTGGGCGCCCTGGAGCGGGAGCTGGGCGCGCAGGCGGGCCACGCCCAGAAGCTGCAGCTGCAGAAGGAGGCGCTGGACGAGCAGCTGGGTCACGTCCGCGAGGCCGAGCGCCACGGCAACCACGGCAGCCCCAAGAGGGAGGCCATGCCCTGGCTGGGGGAGACCCCCGACCTGCTCTAcaaccag gacgCGGAGGAGCGGGACCTGCGGCGCTTCCAGCTGAAGATCGCCGAGCTGCACTCGGTCATCAGGAAGCTGGAGGACCGCAACGCCCTACTGGCCGACGAGAGGAACGAGCTG ctgaaGAGGGCCCGCGAGGCCGAGAGCCAGGTGAAGCCCATCTTCGAGAAGAGCAAGCGGCTGTCGAAGAAGAACGACGACATGCTTCACACGCTGCAGCGCATGGAGGAGAAGCTGAAGAACCTGAGCCGCGAGAACGCCGAGATG AAGGAGAAGGCCGcatccaccgcctcctccaactcctcttcGCGCTCCCATTCCCAGCAGCCGTCCCATCACTCCCAGCTCAGGCGACCCATCTCGCTGACGGACTTAAGCCACGCCCACgaggaacaggaagtggagTTCCTCAAGCTTCAGATTTCCGAGCAGCGCGGCGTTATCGACGAGCTCACGCAG GAACGTGAACGACTACTGATCAACAAGAAGAACAAGCGGAAACCCCTGAAACCCACTAag AGGCATGTTGTGGAGACATATTTTGGATTTGACGAGGAGTCAGTGGACTCCGAGACCTCCTCGCTGACCTCCTTCAACACGGACCTGACCGACCGGACCCCCGCCACCCCagaggaggacattgaggag GGCGTGTcccgggaggaggcggagctccgGTTCCGCCAGCTGACCCGGGAGTACCAGGCGCTGCAGCGGGCCTACGCCCTCCTGCAGGAGCACAGCGGGGGCTCCATGGACGCCGAGCGGGAGGCCCGG ACGCGGGAGCAGCTGCAGGCGGAGCTGAGCGGCTGCCAGGCCAAGATCGCCGACCTGGAGAAGGCCTTGGTCGAGAGGGGGCAG GACGCCAAATGGGTGGAGCAGAAGCAGTACTTACTACGGGCCAACCAGGACTACCACGAGAAG ATGTGTGTCTCTCAGCAGGCGGAGGCCCGTCTGCAGGCGGAGGTGCAGGACGCCCGCGACCAGAACGAGCTGCTGGAGTTCCGCGTGCTGGAGCTGGAA GAACGGGAACGCAGATCTCCGGCCCTTAACCTCCACATGTCTAGCTTCACTGAGAACAGCAGCAGTGCTTTGCAAACCCACTGCCACCAGGAAGGGGTGAAG GACCTGATTATTCCCGAGCTGATGAAGAAGCTGGATATCCTGGGAGACAACGGG AATCTGCGGAACGAGGAGCAGGTGACGGTGATCCAGGCGGGAACGGTGCTGTCACTGTGTGAGAAG TGGCTGAAGCAGATAGACAACACAGAGGCAGCCCTGACCCAGAAGATGAGCGATCTGGAGAATGACAAG GAGCTGTTCAGCAAGCAGAAGGGCTTCCTAGAAGAAGAGCTGGACTACAGGAAGCAGGCCCTGGACCAGGCATACATG CGTATCGAGGAGCTGGAGGCCACCCTGTACAGCGCCCTGCAGCAGGAGCAGCCGGGGGGCCGCGCGGTGGCCGAGGCCCTCAGCGAGCGGCAGAGGGAGGAGCTCCGTCTGGCCGTGGACAGGCTGCGGCGGCAGATCCTCAGGCAGAGCCGGCAGTACGACAGCCAGATCCTGCAGGAGCGCATGGAGATGCTCCAGCAGGCCCACCag